In one Nicotiana tomentosiformis chromosome 6, ASM39032v3, whole genome shotgun sequence genomic region, the following are encoded:
- the LOC138894616 gene encoding uncharacterized protein, with amino-acid sequence MAAPPNFEEVQSTYRLPRFNGHGDPAVTIPKIRKAFNDADRKAIEKNFRAKKILVCDIGPNEYNRISSCQSAKEIWEALQITHEGTTQVKQSKIDMLTTEYELFRMKDDESIQDMHTRFTSIINELHSLGEIIPRNKLVRKILSVLPSSWEGKVNAIIEAKDL; translated from the exons atggctgctccaccaaactttgaagaagttCAGTCCACCTACAGGCTACCAAGGTTCAATGGCCA TGGTGACCCTGCTGTAACTATTCCCAAAATAAGAAAAGCATTTAATGATGCCGACCGGAAAGCCATAGAGAAGAATTTTCGTGCAAAGAAAATCCTTGTCTGTGATATTGGTCCTAATGAATACAATAGGATATCTTCATGTCAGTCAGCCAAGGAAATCTGGGAAGCTCTCCAGATAACTCATGAAGGAACAACACAGGTCAAGCAATCCAAGATTGATATGCTCACAACTGAATACGAGCTCTTCAGGATGAAAGATGATGAATCCATCCAAGATATGCATACTCGCTTCACCTCTATCATTAATGAGCTCCACTCTCTTGGTGAAATTATTCCAAGAAACAAGCTTGTTAGGAAAATCCTTAGTGTGCTGCCCAGTTCTTGGGAAGGCAAAGTAAACGCCATTATAGAGGCAAAGGACTTGTAG